The window TGTTGCGCCGGAGTTCGAACACTTCCTCCTTCGCTTCTTTGATATTCTTGCAGATGCCCGTCCCGACTTCGATCACCGATTGATGCATTTCCGGCTTCACACGTTCTTGCAGGCGCAACTTTCCTTTGGCAATAATCTCGGCATTAATATGCGAGCGCAGGTCGCGCGTAATCGGATCAATCGTCTGAAATTCTTCTTCAATCCCCAGCGTGAAACTTGGCCGCATGGTCGTCTCTGCTTTCTTGCGCTACTTGGTGGATGTTTTCGAGGATGATTTCTTTGATTGCTTCTTGTCGGAAACGCCATTCAGAAAAGTTGCCCAACGGTATTCTGTTACCTCTCGGTTATTGTTGAGCGCAGTCTTGATGGCAAGCTCGGCCATGGCGTTGACAATCCAGGTGAAATTCTCCGCACCGACAGAGTAGTAATCAGCGTCAGGCGCGGGGTTCAAAAAATCAATTGCGTAGGGAATGCCGTCGCGCACAGCAAACTCCAGAGTATTCATGTCGTATCCCAACGCCCGGCAAATCGTCAGACAATCCTTGATGATGCGACGTTCAAGTTCAGGCGCGGGTGGAACGTTCGGAAGAACGTAGCGCATTTCGTGCGGTTGCTTCGGGTCGTAGCGCATGATGTGGACTTTCTCCTGCCCGATGCAATAACAACGGTAGTACTCTTCAAACTCAATCCCCTCTTGCAGCGTCATGACGAGGTCAGCGGTTTGGTGATAGAAGTGGAAGAAATCTCCTTCATTGTGACATTTGTACACGTGCTTCCATCCGCCGCCGCTGTACGGTTTGAGAAATGCAGGGAAGCCGACATACTCGAACACCTCTTTCCACTCCAGCGGATAGCGGAGATTGCGAAATGACTGGGTTGTGGTTTCAGGAGGATGTTTGTATGACGGCAACAAGACGGTCTTTGGAATTGCAATGCCGATCTTCGACATCAACGCGTAGTTGAAAAACTTGTCGTCGGCACTCCACCAGAACGGGTTATTGATGACCGCCGTCCCATGAATCATCGCGTTCTTCAGATACGCCCGATAGTACGGGACATCCTGCGAGATGCGATCGACGATCACATCATATTTCTCGGGTGCCGCCATCTTTGTAATGCCTACGTCAACAAATTCGGCAACGACTCCCTGATTCATTTCATTGATACGTGCAACCACTGCACCGGGAAAGGTATTCTCCATCCCGAAGAGAAAACCGACGCATTTCATGCTGACTCCAAATTGTAGTGTGTATAGCTCACCGGATGCACCCGGCGGGCAATATCGATGAGACTTGACCAGAGATCGTGAAGGAGCTCACTTCGAGGGAAGAAAAATTCCGCAACCTGTCAAAAGTCGAAGGTATGATAGGGAAAACACTGTTGAGTGTCAAGCAACA of the Bacteroidota bacterium genome contains:
- a CDS encoding carboxylate-amine ligase (ATP-dependent carboxylate-amine ligase), with the protein product MRPSFTLGIEEEFQTIDPITRDLRSHINAEIIAKGKLRLQERVKPEMHQSVIEVGTGICKNIKEAKEEVFELRRN